A window of Roseiflexus castenholzii DSM 13941 genomic DNA:
AACCTGCAAGAAACGTTTCAACGGACGAGGCAAGCCATGCAAGCCTTGCAGAGCAGCCCATGGGCAGGTCGGCATCGCCAACAAGCCGAAGCAGTCTGGGAGCGAATTCAGGCTCAGTTTACACCTGCGATCAATGCGCTTGAAAACCTGACTGCGCGCACCGAGCAGTTTGCTCACAATCTTGAGGCGGCAGGCAGCCGGTTTAACGATGGTGCAGCGATTAGTTCTAAGGCGCCAACCGCTCCAGGCGTCGATACGATGCCGAAATCGCCGCTCCCGCCAGGTGATGGCGCGATAAATGGTCAGCAACCGCCGCCTTATCGTCCGTTTGAAAGCGGACCCACGACCGTGCCCGGCGTATTGCAAGACACGGCCGGTTGCACCAACTACGTTTTACGGCGGGTCAATTTGGATGATATGAAGAGGTGGCCCAATGCGCATGAATGGAACGAAGCCGCTCGCAACGCCGGATATGTGATCAGCGACGTGCCAGAAGTAGGATCGAAGGGGGCGATCATGGTATTCGAGGCAGGACTATTGAAGGGAGCCTACTCCTCAGACGGGCATGTGGCCTACGTGGAGCAAGTAGAGCGCGATCCGGATGGCACGCTGAGGGTGACCATTAGTGAGGCAAAACCTGTTGAGAATAACGGTGAGATAGTTTGGGGTACACATACTCCGCCAACTACGCGCACTATCGCTCTGCGGGTTGGTGAAGACGGAAAGGTGGCATCGATTGATGGCAACCCGATATCTCCGAATGATGTAAGTTTCATCTTGGGCAGGCGTGCAATGTGAGTGCGCAAACGATACTCAGAATAATCCGCGAAAGCCTGCAAGAAATCGTGTTTTGTTCCAATCATAGCAAAGGTGTAGCAATGCTCCAGTAGCCTTATACCAATTACCTGTGAACACCCGGCATGGTCACTGTAGCGATTGAGGCTCCATACCTCCATTACGCTGCGCCTTATACCAATGACCTGTGAACACCCGGCATGGTCACCCCGAGCAGCGCGAGGGGTCGTGCGCGACCCGCGCAGATTCCTCGCTGCGTTTACCCTGAGCGAAGCGAAGGGCTCGGAATGACACGCATGCGGCATCGTCAATCGTCATTGGTAGTATGCTCCCGGAAGCGATTTTATTGCGCATTGGAACTCGTTGGTGATCCGCAATGGAGGCACAGTATGCTCATTGGCGCTGACATCGATCAACTCTACACAACCATTGCACTGTTTCGGCGCAGCAGAGCAGAGATGAGCGATACATTCCAGCGTGCGCGACAGGCGATGCAGGCGATGCAGAACAGCCCATGGTCCGGGCAGAATCGCCAGCAGGCTGAGGCGGTCTGGGAACAGATCCAGACTCAGTTTGCGTCTGTTATCGACGAACTTGAAGGCTTGACTGCGCGCACCGAACGATTTGCCAACAATCTGGCAGAGGCAGGGCGGAGTTTTTACGATCCGGCGCGTATCAATACATCAGATACAATTGGTAAGGTGCTGAAGTATGCAGAGGTGGGTGCAGATATTATACAAAAACTTAAAAAAATAATTGTAGGATCAAAATATATTCGGGAAATAAAATTGGTTAGAGAAGGTCTACAAATAGTCCACGGTTCTACCT
This region includes:
- a CDS encoding WXG100 family type VII secretion target, whose amino-acid sequence is MARIGADLEQLRATIASLRQGNANLQETFQRTRQAMQALQSSPWAGRHRQQAEAVWERIQAQFTPAINALENLTARTEQFAHNLEAAGSRFNDGAAISSKAPTAPGVDTMPKSPLPPGDGAINGQQPPPYRPFESGPTTVPGVLQDTAGCTNYVLRRVNLDDMKRWPNAHEWNEAARNAGYVISDVPEVGSKGAIMVFEAGLLKGAYSSDGHVAYVEQVERDPDGTLRVTISEAKPVENNGEIVWGTHTPPTTRTIALRVGEDGKVASIDGNPISPNDVSFILGRRAM